From the Cryptomeria japonica chromosome 2, Sugi_1.0, whole genome shotgun sequence genome, one window contains:
- the LOC131049158 gene encoding ethylene-responsive transcription factor ERF016 — protein MGKSRSNPKPLRIPKLKGIRKRNWGKWVSEVRIPNSRTKIWLGSYETAEQAARAYDFALYVLKGPNATFNFIKSPTEISPVSSLSQQEIQAAAANFALRKFPEVPHINTAEGGEILGHVSEVESPFAEEVPGENEMVFWDSVLNGDCSDSDVVEMADLSFPSPVQQHGGIILDQVEWWEFSRTASTL, from the coding sequence atgGGCAAATCAAGAAGCAATCCAAAGCCTCTGAGAATCCCAAAACTGAAGGGAATTCGAAAGAGAAATTGGGGAAAATGGGTGTCGGAAGTGAGAATCCCCAATTCCAGAACTAAAATTTGGTTGGGATCGTACGAGACGGCAGAGCAGGCAGCCCGCGCTTACGATTTTGCTCTGTATGTCTTGAAAGGCCCAAATGCCACCTTCAATTTCATCAAATCTCCAACTGAAATTTCGCCGGTTTCTTCGCTTTCGCAGCAAGAGATTCAGGCGGCCGCCGCCAATTTTGCCCTGCGGAAATTCCCGGAAGTGCCGCATATAAATACTGCGGAAGGGGGAGAGATTTTAGGCCACGTTTCAGAAGTTGAATCTCCATTTGCCGAAGAAGTTCCGGGTGAGAATGAAATGGTTTTTTGGGATTCCGTGCTGAATGGAGATTGTTCAGACTCGGATGTTGTGGAAATGGCGGATCTGTCGTTTCCTTCCCCTGTACAGCAACATGGGGGAATCATATTGGATCAAGTTGAGTGGTGGGAATTTTCAAGAACTGCCTCCACATTGTAA